Below is a genomic region from Halobacterium sp. CBA1132.
AAGCGCCGGCGGTCCGCAGCGAGTCGGCGAAGCGTCGCGAAGAACTCGTCGAGGCCGCGGTGGACGCGCTCGGCGTCGAGGCGGCCGTCGTCGCCCGGGAGGACGCGCACGAGTACGGGTTCCAGCGTCACCGAGATTCGGCTGATGCCGGCCGCGACGCGCGCCCGTGACGCGTCGAGGACGACGCCGGCGACCACGACGACGCCGAGCAGGCCGGCGAATCCCGCGAACAGGCCCACGGTTCCAGACGGGTCCCGGCCGCTCGCGGCGACCGCGAGCACGCCGACGCCGCCGACGACGGCCGATGCCACCATCATCACGAACTCCCAGCCGGTGACGCCCGCGATGGCTTCGCTGACGGTGACGTCGCCGTGGCGGCTCACGGCGTACGCGACGAACCCGCCGCCGCCGACGTTCCCGCCCGGGAGGAAGTTCCGCACGATGGCGGCGGCGTAGAACGCTCGCCGCGCGAGCGCGCCGCGGACGCCCCACACCGGGAAGCCGAGCGCGACCCGCGTGCCCTCCCCGCCGGCGAGCAGCGCGAGGGCGGCGCCGACGGGCGCGAACGCGTAGACAGCGAGGTTGGCGTCGCGGAGGTTCCGGAGCACGCGGTCCCAGCCGACGCCGCCGACTAGCAGGGCGGCGATGGCGACGGCGACGACCACGCGGAACGCGACGCGGCGGCGGTCGAAGTCCACGGTGGTTCGTCTCGGCGGGCGAGGAAAACGGTTGCGTCAGTAGAGTCGGCTGCGCCGCCGGCCGACGGCTGGGTGGAACGCGACCAAGCCGGCGAGCCGCGAGCGCTCCGTGGGGACGAGCCCACGGTCTGCGAGCGTGGCGAGCGCGCGGTCCATCGCGGCGCCGCCGACGCGGGCGGCGGCGTACGCGTCCGCGTCG
It encodes:
- a CDS encoding lysylphosphatidylglycerol synthase domain-containing protein, coding for MDFDRRRVAFRVVVAVAIAALLVGGVGWDRVLRNLRDANLAVYAFAPVGAALALLAGGEGTRVALGFPVWGVRGALARRAFYAAAIVRNFLPGGNVGGGGFVAYAVSRHGDVTVSEAIAGVTGWEFVMMVASAVVGGVGVLAVAASGRDPSGTVGLFAGFAGLLGVVVVAGVVLDASRARVAAGISRISVTLEPVLVRVLPGDDGRLDAERVHRGLDEFFATLRRLAADRRRFVTVVAAAHAAWLGWMLPLFVSLLAVGVVVSPAVVMVAVTVSGFARAVPLPAGIGPVDVALGGVLVALTPHSLGELASALVLYRSSMLLVQAMAGGLALWTLDVAATGGFAD